Proteins found in one Drosophila busckii strain San Diego stock center, stock number 13000-0081.31 chromosome 2R, ASM1175060v1, whole genome shotgun sequence genomic segment:
- the LOC108595432 gene encoding BTB/POZ domain-containing protein kctd15 isoform X2: protein MDRERERDAKGLEPRDLSSTGRIYARSDIKISASPTVSPTISNSSSPTPTPPASSSVTPLGLPGAAVTPLNSLNSGSGGPGSAAAAASSYLHNHKPISGIPCVAAASRYTAPVHIDVGGTIYTSSLETLTKYPESKLAKLFNGQIPIVLDSLKQHYFIDRDGGMFRHILNFMRNSRLLIADDFPDLELLLEEARYYEVEPMIKQLESMRKERVRNGNYLVAPPTPPARHIKSSPRTSTAPDCNYEVVALHISPDLGERIMLSAERALLDELFPEANQATQSSRSGVSWNQGDWRQIIRFPLNGYCKLNSVQVLTRLLNAGFTIEASTGGGVEGQQFSEYLLVRRVPM, encoded by the exons ATGGATCGAGAGCGCGAAAGAGATGCAAAAGGCCTCGAGCCACGAGACTTGTCCTCGACGGGACGTATTTATGCTCGAAGCGATATTAAAATAAG CGCTTCACCCACCGTTTCGCCAACGATCTCAAACTCCTCATCGCCCACACCGACTCCACCCGCCAGCTCCTCAGTGACGCCGCTGGGTCTGCCTGGCGCAGCCGTGACGCCGCTG AACTCCTTGAATAGCGGCAGTGGCGGTCCGggcagtgcagcagctgcggccaGTTCCTATTTGCATAACCACAAGCCCATCTCGGGCATACCATGTGTGGCGGCCGCATCGCGGTATACGGCGCCGGTGCACATCGATGTGGGTGGCACGATCTACACGAGCTCGCTGGAGACGCTTACCAAATATCCGGAGTCGAAGCTGGCCAAGCTCTTCAATGGCCAGATACCCATTGTGCTGGACTCGTTGAAGCAGCATTATTTCATCGATCGCGATGGCGGCATGTTTCGCCATATATTGAACTTTATGAGAAACTCAAGACTACTGATTGCCGATGATTTTCCTGacctcgagctgctgctggaggaggCGCGCTACTATGAAGTTGAAC CGATGATTAAGCAACTGGAGAGTATGCGCAAGGAGCGTGTACGCAATGGTAACTATTTGGTGGCGCCACCCACACCCCCAGCCAGGCACATTAAGAGCAGCCCAAGGACTAGCACAGCGCCCGATTGCAACTATGAGGTCGTCGCGCTGCACATCTCCCCAGATCTGGGCGAGCGCATTATGCTCTCGGCGGAACGGGCGCTGCTCGACGAGCTCTTCCCGGAGGCCAATCAGGCGACGCAGTCGAGCCGCAGCGGCGTCTCCTGGAACCAGGGCGACTGGCGCCAAATCATACGCTTCCCACTCAATGGCTACTGTAAGCTGAACTCGGTGCAGGTGCTGACGCGACTGCTCAATGCCGGCTTCACCATCGAGGCGAGCACCGGCGGCGGCGTCGAGGGTCAACAGTTCTCCGAGTATTTGCTGGTGCGTCGCGTTCCCATGTGA
- the LOC108595774 gene encoding uncharacterized protein LOC108595774 isoform X2, producing the protein MPKDVASNKLQRHKNLTTEASALYVSGIKITVDGYIRTKHVSNVRDRHLHAQLQLPALQERCALASNTNLLELSKKLEQTPKPAQSAVEWHQTATEPAASQTTVAIHERQKLENYRKQRRKKRDSDTTSIAESLAEVAPPMCCQELPSTSDCPKPRKRSVLKKLKHKLAEHHLLTLLLLLANAIYIFYILTFDISAHHHAKQPELSSKRLLQHLLAIGKQLLY; encoded by the exons atgccaaaagacgtggcaagcaacaagctgcagcgTCATAAAAACTTAACTACAGAAGC CTCCGCTTTGTATGTAAGCGGTATTAAGATAACTGTGGACGGCTACATACGCACCAAGCATGTGAGCAATGTTAGGGATCGTCATTTGcatgcgcagctgcagctgccagcgctgcaAGAGCGTTGCGCCTTAGCCAGCAATACCAACTTGCTGGAATTATCCAAAAAACTAGAGCAAACTCCAAAGCCAGCGCAATCTGCAGTTGAATGGCATCAGACAGCTACAGAGCCTGCTGCTAGTCAAACTACGGTAGCTATACATGAGCGGCAGAAGCTAGAGAACTATAGAAAGCAACGTAGAAAGAAAAGAGACTCGGACACCACGTCCATAGCTGAGTCCTTAGCTGAAGTAGCGCCACCAATGTGCTGTCAGGAACTGCCATCGACCTCCGACTGTCCAAAGCCTCGCAAACGAAGTGTGCTTAAGAAACTGAAGCACAAACTCG ccGAACATCATTTGCTTACCTTACTATTGCTGCTAGCCAATgccatttatatattttatatactcaCTTTTGATATTAGTGCTCATCATCACGCCAAGCAGCCTGAGTTGAGTTCCAAACGACtattgcaacatttgttggcaATTGGCAAGCAACTGCTCTACTAG
- the LOC108595774 gene encoding uncharacterized protein LOC108595774 isoform X1: MPKDVASNKLQRHKNLTTEASSALYVSGIKITVDGYIRTKHVSNVRDRHLHAQLQLPALQERCALASNTNLLELSKKLEQTPKPAQSAVEWHQTATEPAASQTTVAIHERQKLENYRKQRRKKRDSDTTSIAESLAEVAPPMCCQELPSTSDCPKPRKRSVLKKLKHKLAEHHLLTLLLLLANAIYIFYILTFDISAHHHAKQPELSSKRLLQHLLAIGKQLLY; this comes from the exons atgccaaaagacgtggcaagcaacaagctgcagcgTCATAAAAACTTAACTACAGAAGC CAGCTCCGCTTTGTATGTAAGCGGTATTAAGATAACTGTGGACGGCTACATACGCACCAAGCATGTGAGCAATGTTAGGGATCGTCATTTGcatgcgcagctgcagctgccagcgctgcaAGAGCGTTGCGCCTTAGCCAGCAATACCAACTTGCTGGAATTATCCAAAAAACTAGAGCAAACTCCAAAGCCAGCGCAATCTGCAGTTGAATGGCATCAGACAGCTACAGAGCCTGCTGCTAGTCAAACTACGGTAGCTATACATGAGCGGCAGAAGCTAGAGAACTATAGAAAGCAACGTAGAAAGAAAAGAGACTCGGACACCACGTCCATAGCTGAGTCCTTAGCTGAAGTAGCGCCACCAATGTGCTGTCAGGAACTGCCATCGACCTCCGACTGTCCAAAGCCTCGCAAACGAAGTGTGCTTAAGAAACTGAAGCACAAACTCG ccGAACATCATTTGCTTACCTTACTATTGCTGCTAGCCAATgccatttatatattttatatactcaCTTTTGATATTAGTGCTCATCATCACGCCAAGCAGCCTGAGTTGAGTTCCAAACGACtattgcaacatttgttggcaATTGGCAAGCAACTGCTCTACTAG
- the LOC108595655 gene encoding uncharacterized protein LOC108595655, which yields MKHNILISIVWQLLLLLDWQQALKVDEPRRFRLIPQIDSVNGHGTPENCPEMLEHKDLRNAEHEKLRDFIKLGHNGLRNRLAVKLKLCDVFSMHWEDDLAEMANRQHRQCKRKVPDKCICESGMPSKDVVLAEEDPKLEISLNETACNSHFLTNIYAWNYIELAIGSWYHEHSKMEEPPLINYEDEQYYNLTGHNAFVRMINPSSYQLGCSYALFEDGHSLICFYFPFSHASNGTFLLRSKPKEYQCPYNFPMRHELFKELCTYADYAKL from the exons atgaaacacaacatattaatttcaatagtctggcaactgctgctgctgctcgattgGCAGCAAGCACTGAAAGTAGATGAACCACGTCGATTTAGATTGATACCCCAAATTGACAGTGTGAATGGCCATGGAACGCCAGAGAATTGTCCCGAAATGCTGGAGCACAAGGATCTACGCAATGCTGAGCACGAAAAGCTGCgcgattttattaaattgggTCACAATGGCCTGCGCAATCGGCTGGCGGTCAAGCTGAAACTATGCGACGTCTTCTCCATGCACTGGGAGGACGATCTGGCCGAGATGGCCAATCGCCAGCACAGACAGTGTAAGCGTAAAGTGCCAGATAAGTGCATTTGCGAAAGCGGAATGCCCTCGAAGGACGTAGTACTCGCTGAGGAAGACCCAAAACTTGAAATAAGCCTTAACGAAACGGCTTGCAACAGTCACTTTCTGACCAACATATATGCCTGGAATTATATAGAATTGGCAATTGGCAGTTGGTATCATGAGCACAGCAAAATGGAGGAGCCGCCACTCATAAACTACGAAGATGAGCAATACTATAATCTAACGGGCCATAATGCTTTTGTCCGCATGATTAATCCGAGCAGTTACCAACTGGGCTGCTCCTATGCGCT CTTCGAAGATGGCCACAGCTTGATCTGCTTCTACTTTCCCTTTTCCCATGCGAGCAACGGCACCTTCCTATTGCGCTCCAAGCCCAAGGAGTATCAATGCCCCTACAACTTTCCAATGCGGCACGAACTATTCAAAGAGCTCTGCACTTATGCAGACTATGCCAAACTATAA
- the LOC108595579 gene encoding 4-coumarate--CoA ligase 1 isoform X2, translating into MSLAETIYDEQAQLWHGPERTAAFDASISIAEHIYNALKEQPTHTYQIKHAAASNQVVSKAQTLSAAIRLATFLEAEGLSHQHVVGIIARNSPEVTQLIFACLFNATPFHAVNPAQDAHAIAAIYAITKPKFIFCNGKDYKRIAQATKQWKPVIIAIEEQMQNILGTAEENQHYRPQQLVEGAAQIMAIICSSGTTGLPKAVTLTNAQLCQVAPYGSSDDVVYTTAGYDWLTGIKTLLANTLYGASSVVSSAAFSVPSIQQLIRQHKVSICHMSHWQFNELFTSALVDPAALASLQLIVYGGGWVAAKLVQRARELLESTHLLGIYGTTETDIVAVCVNATEDNLAGMLLPGVSLRIVNAAGENLGLHQVGEVLIKTNLSWRGYCNNAAATAQTLDAQGWYHMGDLGYFDEQQYLYIVDRKKDVLKFKGMQYTPNEIERVIRQLPQVLHVCVVGMRHELYGDMAGALIVKQPLSALTAPQVALHVAQSLPQHKQLHAGVLFVPQLPVNANGKLLRAVAKQMFQQQQQQLLQAKL; encoded by the exons ATGTCTTTGGCGGAAACCATTTACGATGAGCAGGCGCAGCTGTGGCATGGACCCGAACGAACTGCAGCCTTTGATGCATCCATATCCATAGCTGAGCATATATACAATGCACTCAAAGAGCAGCCCACTCATACCTATCAG atcaaacatgctgctgcttctaacCAAGTTGTAAGCAAAGCTCAAACCTTAAGCGCTGCCATACGCTTGGCAACATTCTTAGAAGCTGAAGGCTTAAGCCATCAGCATGTGGTGGGCATCATAGCGCGCAATTCCCCCGAAGTAACTCAATTGATATTCGCTTGTCTATTTAATGCTACGCCCTTTCATGCAGTAAATCCTGCGCAGGATGCGCATGCCATAGCTGCAATCTATGCCATCACCAAgcctaaatttatattttgcaacgGCAAGGACTACAAGCGCATAGCGCAAGCTACTAAGCAATGGAAGCCTGTGATTATAGCAATTGAAGAGCAAATGCAGAATATTCTAGGCACAGCAGAGGAGAATCAGCATTATAG ACCGCAGCAGCTGGTGGAGGGCGCAGCGCAGATCATGGCCATCATATGCAGCTCGGGCACCACAGGCTTACCCAAAGCAGTTACACTTACCAATGCGCAGCTTTGCCAAGTGGCACC ctaTGGCAGCAGCGATGATGTCGTATATACAACAGCTGGCTACGACTGGTTAACGGGCATTAAAACGCTGTTGGCCAATACGCTGTACGGGGCCAGCAGCGTGGTTAGTAGCGCGGCTTTTAGCGTGCCCAGCATACAGCAGCTAATCAGGCAACATAAGGTCAGCATTTGCCACATGTCGCATTGGCAGTTCAATGAGCTATTCACAAGTGCGTTAGTTGATCCTGCGGCACTTGCAAGTCTGCAGCTGATTGTCTATGGCGGTGGCTGGGTGGCGGCCAAGCTGGTGCAGCGTGCGCGCGAGCTGCTGGAGTCGACGCACTTGCTGGGCATCTATGGCACAACGGAAACGGAtattgtagctgtgtgtgtgaatgcaaCGGAAGACAATTTGGCGGGCATGCTGCTGCCTGGCGTTAGTTTGCGCATTGTAAACGCTGCTGGCGAGAATCTGGGCTTGCATCAAGTGGGTGAAGTGCTGATTAAAACAAATCTAAGCTGGCGCGGCTATTGCAACAATGCGGCAGCTACAGCGCAAACTTTGGATGCGCAGGGCTGGTATCACATGGGTGATCTGGGCTACTTTGATGAGCAGCAGTATTTGTATATTGTGGATCGCAAGAAGGATGTGCTCAAGTTTAAGGGCATGCAGTATACGCCGAATGAGATTGAGCGCGTTATTAGGCAGCTGCCGCaagtgttgcatgtgtgtgtggtgggcaTGCGGCATGAATTGTACGGCGATATGGCGGGTGCTTTGATTGTTAAGCAGCCGCTTAGTGCATTGACTGCGCCACAGGTGGCGCTGCATGTGGCACAAAGCTTGCCGCAGCATAAGCAGCTGCATGCGGGCGTTTTATtcgtgccacaattgccggtAAATGCCAATGGTAAGCTGCTCAGAGCTGTGGCCAAGCAAATgtttcagcaacagcagcagcagctgctgcaagcgaAGCTTTGA
- the LOC108595579 gene encoding probable 4-coumarate--CoA ligase 3 isoform X1, whose protein sequence is MSLAETIYDEQAQLWHGPERTAAFDASISIAEHIYNALKEQPTHTYQIKHAAASNQVVSKAQTLSAAIRLATFLEAEGLSHQHVVGIIARNSPEVTQLIFACLFNATPFHAVNPAQDAHAIAAIYAITKPKFIFCNGKDYKRIAQATKQWKPVIIAIEEQMQNILGTAEENQHYSCAEFHAVVYARLLCYFCRPQQLVEGAAQIMAIICSSGTTGLPKAVTLTNAQLCQVAPYGSSDDVVYTTAGYDWLTGIKTLLANTLYGASSVVSSAAFSVPSIQQLIRQHKVSICHMSHWQFNELFTSALVDPAALASLQLIVYGGGWVAAKLVQRARELLESTHLLGIYGTTETDIVAVCVNATEDNLAGMLLPGVSLRIVNAAGENLGLHQVGEVLIKTNLSWRGYCNNAAATAQTLDAQGWYHMGDLGYFDEQQYLYIVDRKKDVLKFKGMQYTPNEIERVIRQLPQVLHVCVVGMRHELYGDMAGALIVKQPLSALTAPQVALHVAQSLPQHKQLHAGVLFVPQLPVNANGKLLRAVAKQMFQQQQQQLLQAKL, encoded by the exons ATGTCTTTGGCGGAAACCATTTACGATGAGCAGGCGCAGCTGTGGCATGGACCCGAACGAACTGCAGCCTTTGATGCATCCATATCCATAGCTGAGCATATATACAATGCACTCAAAGAGCAGCCCACTCATACCTATCAG atcaaacatgctgctgcttctaacCAAGTTGTAAGCAAAGCTCAAACCTTAAGCGCTGCCATACGCTTGGCAACATTCTTAGAAGCTGAAGGCTTAAGCCATCAGCATGTGGTGGGCATCATAGCGCGCAATTCCCCCGAAGTAACTCAATTGATATTCGCTTGTCTATTTAATGCTACGCCCTTTCATGCAGTAAATCCTGCGCAGGATGCGCATGCCATAGCTGCAATCTATGCCATCACCAAgcctaaatttatattttgcaacgGCAAGGACTACAAGCGCATAGCGCAAGCTACTAAGCAATGGAAGCCTGTGATTATAGCAATTGAAGAGCAAATGCAGAATATTCTAGGCACAGCAGAGGAGAATCAGCATTATAG ttgtGCAGAGTTTCACGCAGTCGTTTATGCACGACTTCTTTGCTACTTTTGCAGACCGCAGCAGCTGGTGGAGGGCGCAGCGCAGATCATGGCCATCATATGCAGCTCGGGCACCACAGGCTTACCCAAAGCAGTTACACTTACCAATGCGCAGCTTTGCCAAGTGGCACC ctaTGGCAGCAGCGATGATGTCGTATATACAACAGCTGGCTACGACTGGTTAACGGGCATTAAAACGCTGTTGGCCAATACGCTGTACGGGGCCAGCAGCGTGGTTAGTAGCGCGGCTTTTAGCGTGCCCAGCATACAGCAGCTAATCAGGCAACATAAGGTCAGCATTTGCCACATGTCGCATTGGCAGTTCAATGAGCTATTCACAAGTGCGTTAGTTGATCCTGCGGCACTTGCAAGTCTGCAGCTGATTGTCTATGGCGGTGGCTGGGTGGCGGCCAAGCTGGTGCAGCGTGCGCGCGAGCTGCTGGAGTCGACGCACTTGCTGGGCATCTATGGCACAACGGAAACGGAtattgtagctgtgtgtgtgaatgcaaCGGAAGACAATTTGGCGGGCATGCTGCTGCCTGGCGTTAGTTTGCGCATTGTAAACGCTGCTGGCGAGAATCTGGGCTTGCATCAAGTGGGTGAAGTGCTGATTAAAACAAATCTAAGCTGGCGCGGCTATTGCAACAATGCGGCAGCTACAGCGCAAACTTTGGATGCGCAGGGCTGGTATCACATGGGTGATCTGGGCTACTTTGATGAGCAGCAGTATTTGTATATTGTGGATCGCAAGAAGGATGTGCTCAAGTTTAAGGGCATGCAGTATACGCCGAATGAGATTGAGCGCGTTATTAGGCAGCTGCCGCaagtgttgcatgtgtgtgtggtgggcaTGCGGCATGAATTGTACGGCGATATGGCGGGTGCTTTGATTGTTAAGCAGCCGCTTAGTGCATTGACTGCGCCACAGGTGGCGCTGCATGTGGCACAAAGCTTGCCGCAGCATAAGCAGCTGCATGCGGGCGTTTTATtcgtgccacaattgccggtAAATGCCAATGGTAAGCTGCTCAGAGCTGTGGCCAAGCAAATgtttcagcaacagcagcagcagctgctgcaagcgaAGCTTTGA
- the LOC108595432 gene encoding BTB/POZ domain-containing protein kctd15 isoform X1: MQVRTPFVALDQRSPLTVDSSCPKRKKCDMDRERERDAKGLEPRDLSSTGRIYARSDIKISASPTVSPTISNSSSPTPTPPASSSVTPLGLPGAAVTPLNSLNSGSGGPGSAAAAASSYLHNHKPISGIPCVAAASRYTAPVHIDVGGTIYTSSLETLTKYPESKLAKLFNGQIPIVLDSLKQHYFIDRDGGMFRHILNFMRNSRLLIADDFPDLELLLEEARYYEVEPMIKQLESMRKERVRNGNYLVAPPTPPARHIKSSPRTSTAPDCNYEVVALHISPDLGERIMLSAERALLDELFPEANQATQSSRSGVSWNQGDWRQIIRFPLNGYCKLNSVQVLTRLLNAGFTIEASTGGGVEGQQFSEYLLVRRVPM; this comes from the exons ATGCAAGTCAG aactccATTTGTTGCATTGGATCAACGATCACCATTGACGGTGGATTCCTCTTGCCCCAAACG GAAAAAATGCGATATGGATCGAGAGCGCGAAAGAGATGCAAAAGGCCTCGAGCCACGAGACTTGTCCTCGACGGGACGTATTTATGCTCGAAGCGATATTAAAATAAG CGCTTCACCCACCGTTTCGCCAACGATCTCAAACTCCTCATCGCCCACACCGACTCCACCCGCCAGCTCCTCAGTGACGCCGCTGGGTCTGCCTGGCGCAGCCGTGACGCCGCTG AACTCCTTGAATAGCGGCAGTGGCGGTCCGggcagtgcagcagctgcggccaGTTCCTATTTGCATAACCACAAGCCCATCTCGGGCATACCATGTGTGGCGGCCGCATCGCGGTATACGGCGCCGGTGCACATCGATGTGGGTGGCACGATCTACACGAGCTCGCTGGAGACGCTTACCAAATATCCGGAGTCGAAGCTGGCCAAGCTCTTCAATGGCCAGATACCCATTGTGCTGGACTCGTTGAAGCAGCATTATTTCATCGATCGCGATGGCGGCATGTTTCGCCATATATTGAACTTTATGAGAAACTCAAGACTACTGATTGCCGATGATTTTCCTGacctcgagctgctgctggaggaggCGCGCTACTATGAAGTTGAAC CGATGATTAAGCAACTGGAGAGTATGCGCAAGGAGCGTGTACGCAATGGTAACTATTTGGTGGCGCCACCCACACCCCCAGCCAGGCACATTAAGAGCAGCCCAAGGACTAGCACAGCGCCCGATTGCAACTATGAGGTCGTCGCGCTGCACATCTCCCCAGATCTGGGCGAGCGCATTATGCTCTCGGCGGAACGGGCGCTGCTCGACGAGCTCTTCCCGGAGGCCAATCAGGCGACGCAGTCGAGCCGCAGCGGCGTCTCCTGGAACCAGGGCGACTGGCGCCAAATCATACGCTTCCCACTCAATGGCTACTGTAAGCTGAACTCGGTGCAGGTGCTGACGCGACTGCTCAATGCCGGCTTCACCATCGAGGCGAGCACCGGCGGCGGCGTCGAGGGTCAACAGTTCTCCGAGTATTTGCTGGTGCGTCGCGTTCCCATGTGA